The genome window CAACGGATTCCTTGAGGGGCGTGCGAAAAGCGCGCAATTAAACCATAGGCCCGCGTCCTTGGCGCGCTATGAGAATTTATGTCTGGCGGTAGGTAGCCTCCTCAGTTTGTGGTTAACTTCGGGCTCTCGAATTCGTTCAATCAAACCCAGTATAAGGATTCCGTTCATGGCTCAAGTCACCCTTCGTGGTAACCCTGTCCAGGTTGAAGGTACATTACCGGAGACCGGTTCCCCTGCTCCAGCGTTCAGCCTGACCGCCGTTGACCTGTCCCAGGCCACCCTGGAAACGTTCGCCGGCAAGCGCAAAGTGCTGAACATCTTCCCAAGCGTCGACACCCCGACCTGCGCCACCTCGGTGCGCAAGTTCAATGCCGAAGCCAACACCCTGAACAACACCGTTGTGCTGTGCATCTCCTCCGACCTGCCGTTTGCCCAGAAGCGTTTCTGCGGCACCGAAGGCCTGGACAACGTGCTGAGCCTGTCGGATTTCCGCGACGCCCACTTTGCCG of Pseudomonas fluorescens contains these proteins:
- the tpx gene encoding thiol peroxidase; this translates as MAQVTLRGNPVQVEGTLPETGSPAPAFSLTAVDLSQATLETFAGKRKVLNIFPSVDTPTCATSVRKFNAEANTLNNTVVLCISSDLPFAQKRFCGTEGLDNVLSLSDFRDAHFAVDYGVSLTDGPLQGLTARAVVVLDENNNVLHSELVSEIGEEPNYEAALAVLK